In one window of Kitasatospora sp. MMS16-BH015 DNA:
- the secD gene encoding protein translocase subunit SecD — protein sequence MATPKSRPRDGYPGRALALILAVTVGLVALMFGTGHTTPRLGIDLAGGTSITLTAKSDDAAAVNKTNMDTAVAIIQKRVNGMGVSEAEVQTQGNNTIIVNIPNGGDKQQAIDQVGATAKLFFRPVLALAPTGVKIPAPSATPSASGSPSAAPSASAGASAGASAGAPSASATKQGRAVTDALKADPTASASAGASTAPAATPSAPAATPSAPVNPADIAAAMTQGTPPADVAAAFAALDCSVPAQRVDHQTTPDKNAVACSYDAEQNVWYKFALGPVAVNGQDVSKAQAGFDTQRAGGWQVDLSFNDAGSKAFAATTGKLATQQAPANQFAIVLDGKVVSHPYVSQSITGGSAMISGSFSQEDAKGLANVLSYGALPLTFVQSDITTVSPQLGGDQLDAGLIAGAIGLALVVLYSLVYYRGLGLVSIAGLVVSAILTYAIMCLLGAGIGFALNLPAVCGAIVAIGITADSFIVYFERIRDEVRDGAPLRPAVQRAWPRARRTILVSDFVSFLCAAVLYLVSVGKVQGFAFTLGLTTLLDIVVIFLFTKPLITLLARKKFFSEGHPWSGLDPKRLGAKPPIRGSRRRTAATASASKEA from the coding sequence GTGGCAACACCCAAGTCGCGCCCGCGCGACGGCTACCCGGGACGGGCGCTGGCCCTGATCCTCGCGGTGACCGTCGGGCTGGTCGCCCTCATGTTCGGGACGGGCCACACCACGCCGCGTCTCGGGATCGACCTCGCCGGTGGCACCAGCATCACGCTGACCGCCAAGTCGGACGACGCGGCGGCGGTCAACAAGACGAACATGGACACCGCTGTCGCGATCATCCAGAAGCGCGTCAACGGCATGGGCGTCTCCGAGGCCGAGGTGCAGACCCAGGGCAACAACACCATCATCGTCAACATCCCGAACGGTGGTGACAAGCAGCAGGCGATCGACCAGGTAGGCGCCACTGCCAAGCTCTTCTTCCGCCCGGTCCTCGCGCTCGCGCCGACCGGTGTGAAGATCCCGGCCCCCTCGGCCACCCCGAGCGCCTCCGGCTCGCCGAGCGCCGCCCCCTCGGCGAGCGCCGGCGCCTCCGCCGGTGCCAGCGCCGGTGCCCCGAGCGCCAGCGCGACCAAGCAGGGCCGGGCCGTCACCGACGCCCTGAAGGCCGACCCGACGGCCTCCGCCTCCGCGGGCGCCTCCACCGCCCCGGCCGCCACCCCGAGCGCCCCTGCGGCCACCCCGAGCGCGCCGGTGAACCCCGCCGACATCGCCGCCGCGATGACCCAGGGCACCCCGCCGGCCGACGTGGCCGCCGCGTTCGCCGCGCTCGACTGCTCCGTGCCCGCCCAGCGGGTGGACCACCAGACCACCCCGGATAAGAACGCCGTGGCCTGCAGCTACGACGCCGAGCAGAACGTCTGGTACAAGTTCGCCCTCGGCCCGGTGGCCGTGAACGGCCAGGACGTCTCCAAGGCCCAGGCCGGGTTCGACACCCAGCGGGCCGGCGGCTGGCAGGTCGACCTGTCCTTCAACGACGCCGGCTCCAAGGCCTTCGCCGCCACCACCGGCAAGCTCGCCACCCAGCAGGCCCCGGCCAACCAGTTCGCCATCGTGCTGGACGGCAAGGTCGTCTCGCACCCGTACGTGAGCCAGTCGATCACCGGCGGCTCGGCGATGATCTCCGGCAGCTTCAGCCAGGAGGACGCCAAGGGCCTCGCCAACGTGCTGAGCTACGGCGCCCTGCCGCTCACCTTCGTGCAGAGCGACATCACCACCGTCTCCCCGCAGCTCGGCGGTGACCAGCTCGACGCCGGTCTGATCGCCGGTGCCATCGGTCTGGCCCTGGTGGTCCTCTACTCGCTGGTCTACTACCGCGGCCTTGGCCTGGTCTCGATCGCCGGTCTGGTCGTCTCGGCGATCCTCACCTACGCGATCATGTGCCTGCTCGGTGCCGGGATCGGCTTCGCGCTGAACCTGCCGGCCGTCTGCGGTGCGATCGTCGCGATCGGCATCACCGCCGACTCCTTCATCGTGTACTTCGAGCGCATCCGCGACGAGGTCCGCGACGGCGCCCCGCTGCGCCCGGCCGTCCAGCGCGCCTGGCCGCGCGCCCGCCGCACCATCCTGGTCTCGGACTTCGTGTCCTTCCTCTGTGCCGCGGTGCTCTACCTGGTCTCGGTCGGCAAGGTGCAGGGCTTCGCCTTCACCCTCGGCCTGACCACCCTGCTCGACATCGTGGTGATCTTCCTCTTCACCAAGCCGCTGATCACCCTGCTGGCCCGGAAGAAGTTCTTCTCCGAGGGTCACCCGTGGTCCGGCCTGGACCCGAAGCGCCTGGGTGCCAAGCCGCCGATCCGGGGCAGCCGGCGCCGTACCGCCGCCACCGCTTCCGCCAGCAAGGAGGCCTGA
- the yajC gene encoding preprotein translocase subunit YajC has translation MNLIILLLPILAILLMFRSQKKRQQQQQQMQTSLEPGAGVRTIGGMYALVKAVNDETIELEVAPGVVAHYTKGAIAAVLDPQEYDAIINGRPAEDESVLESTEDAAEAESKPLSLDKKDESDNGGTGDEAPAGK, from the coding sequence GTGAATCTCATCATCCTTCTCCTCCCGATCCTCGCGATCCTGCTCATGTTCCGGTCGCAGAAGAAGCGCCAGCAGCAGCAGCAGCAGATGCAGACCTCGCTGGAGCCGGGCGCCGGCGTCCGCACCATCGGCGGGATGTACGCCCTGGTGAAGGCCGTCAACGACGAGACCATCGAGCTGGAGGTCGCCCCGGGTGTGGTCGCGCACTACACCAAGGGTGCGATCGCCGCGGTGCTCGACCCGCAGGAGTACGACGCGATCATCAACGGCCGCCCGGCCGAGGACGAGTCGGTGCTGGAGAGCACCGAGGACGCCGCCGAGGCCGAGTCGAAGCCGCTGAGCCTCGACAAGAAGGACGAGTCGGACAACGGCGGCACCGGCGACGAGGCCCCCGCCGGTAAGTAG
- the ruvA gene encoding Holliday junction branch migration protein RuvA encodes MIAFVQGPVAAVTAGAAVVEVGGVGMLVKCTPRTLATLRIGQPTRLTTALIVKEDSLTLYGFADEDERATFEVLLTASGVAATMALGMLAVFTPDELRRAVAQGDAKALTAVPRIGPKLAQKLLLEYKDKLGTPHGAVPAQQPVASGPAPWDEQLHAALTGLGYAPREAEEAVRSLTPEAEAQSITDVGALLKLALRSLARTR; translated from the coding sequence ATGATCGCTTTCGTCCAGGGCCCGGTGGCCGCCGTCACGGCGGGAGCCGCGGTGGTCGAGGTCGGCGGGGTCGGCATGCTGGTCAAGTGCACGCCCCGCACGCTGGCCACCCTGAGGATCGGTCAGCCCACCCGGCTGACCACCGCGCTGATCGTCAAGGAGGATTCGCTCACCCTCTACGGCTTCGCCGACGAAGACGAGCGGGCCACCTTCGAGGTGCTGCTCACCGCGAGCGGGGTGGCCGCGACCATGGCGCTCGGCATGCTGGCCGTCTTCACCCCGGACGAGCTGCGCCGGGCCGTGGCCCAGGGCGACGCCAAGGCGCTCACCGCCGTGCCGCGGATCGGCCCCAAGCTGGCCCAGAAGCTGCTGCTCGAGTACAAGGACAAGCTCGGCACCCCGCACGGCGCCGTCCCCGCCCAGCAGCCGGTGGCCAGCGGCCCGGCGCCCTGGGACGAGCAGCTGCACGCCGCCCTCACCGGCCTCGGCTACGCTCCGCGCGAGGCCGAGGAGGCGGTGCGCTCGCTGACCCCGGAGGCCGAGGCGCAGTCGATCACCGATGTCGGCGCCCTGCTCAAGCTCGCCCTGCGCAGCCTCGCCCGCACCCGCTGA
- the ruvC gene encoding crossover junction endodeoxyribonuclease RuvC, whose translation MRVLGVDPGLTRCGVGVVDGAPGRPLKMVGVGVVRTPAEAEIGPRLLLVEQGIERWLDEHRPDLVAVERVFAQHNVRTVMGTAQASAVAMLCATRRGIPVTLHTPSEVKAAVTGSGRADKAQVTAMVTRLLRLDAPPKPADAADALALAICHIWRGSAAGKIAAALAQQSARPAVRPTARQEYRR comes from the coding sequence GTGCGCGTACTGGGAGTCGACCCCGGGCTGACCAGGTGTGGGGTCGGGGTGGTGGACGGTGCGCCGGGGCGGCCGTTGAAGATGGTCGGGGTCGGGGTGGTGCGGACGCCGGCCGAGGCGGAGATCGGGCCCCGGCTGCTGCTGGTGGAGCAGGGGATCGAGCGCTGGCTCGACGAGCACCGGCCCGATCTGGTCGCCGTCGAGCGGGTCTTCGCCCAGCACAACGTCCGGACGGTGATGGGCACGGCCCAGGCCAGTGCGGTGGCGATGCTCTGCGCCACCCGCCGCGGCATCCCCGTCACTCTGCACACCCCGAGCGAGGTCAAGGCCGCCGTCACCGGCTCCGGCCGGGCCGACAAGGCCCAGGTCACCGCGATGGTCACCCGGCTGCTCCGGCTCGACGCCCCGCCCAAGCCCGCCGACGCGGCCGATGCGCTGGCGCTGGCGATCTGTCACATCTGGCGCGGCTCCGCGGCCGGGAAGATCGCCGCCGCCCTGGCCCAGCAGTCCGCCCGCCCCGCCGTCCGCCCCACTGCACGTCAGGAGTACCGCCGATGA
- a CDS encoding YebC/PmpR family DNA-binding transcriptional regulator: MSGHSKWATTKHKKAVIDAKRGKLFAKMIKNIEVAARTGGADPAGNPTLFDAIQKAKKSSVPNKNIDSAVSRGAGTEAGGADYQTIMYEGYGPNGVAVLIECLTDNRNRAASDVRVAMTRNGGNMADPGSVSYLFNRKGVIVVPKADGVDEDKVTEVVLEAGALDVTDLGDSFEVMSEATDLVACRTALVDAGIDYDSAEANFVADLQIPLDADGARKIFKLIDALEDSDDVQNVFANFDIPDDVAAELDAE, encoded by the coding sequence ATGTCCGGCCACTCTAAGTGGGCTACCACCAAGCACAAGAAGGCCGTGATCGACGCCAAGCGCGGCAAGCTCTTCGCCAAGATGATCAAGAACATCGAGGTGGCGGCGCGGACCGGCGGCGCCGACCCGGCGGGTAACCCCACGCTTTTCGACGCCATCCAGAAGGCCAAGAAGAGCTCGGTCCCGAACAAGAACATCGACAGCGCGGTCAGCCGCGGCGCCGGCACCGAGGCCGGTGGCGCCGACTACCAGACGATCATGTACGAGGGCTACGGCCCGAACGGTGTCGCGGTGCTCATCGAGTGCCTCACCGACAACCGCAACCGCGCGGCCTCCGACGTCCGCGTCGCGATGACCCGCAACGGCGGCAACATGGCCGACCCGGGCTCCGTCTCCTACCTCTTCAACCGCAAGGGCGTCATCGTCGTCCCCAAGGCTGACGGGGTGGACGAGGACAAGGTGACCGAGGTCGTCCTGGAGGCCGGCGCGCTCGACGTCACCGACCTCGGTGACTCCTTCGAGGTCATGAGCGAGGCCACCGACCTGGTCGCCTGCCGCACCGCCCTCGTGGACGCCGGCATCGACTACGACTCGGCCGAGGCCAACTTCGTCGCCGACCTGCAGATCCCGCTGGACGCCGACGGCGCCCGCAAGATCTTCAAGCTGATCGACGCCCTCGAGGACAGCGACGACGTGCAGAACGTCTTCGCGAACTTCGACATCCCGGACGACGTGGCCGCAGAGCTCGACGCCGAGTAA
- the pdxT gene encoding pyridoxal 5'-phosphate synthase glutaminase subunit PdxT, with translation MSTPVIGVLALQGDVREHMIALAEADALARPVRRAEELAGVDALVIPGGESTTMSKLALTFGLMQPMRDRVAAGMPVYGSCAGMIMLADKILDGRADQESVGGIDMTVRRNAFGRQNESFESAIAFQGLAGDPVHGVFIRAPWVEAVGAGVEVLAELPAADGPESRIVAVRQGNLLATSFHPELTGDHRVHAYFVQMVENAAR, from the coding sequence GTGAGTACCCCCGTGATCGGCGTCCTCGCCCTGCAGGGCGACGTCCGTGAGCACATGATCGCGCTGGCCGAGGCCGACGCGCTGGCCCGGCCGGTCCGCCGCGCCGAGGAGCTGGCCGGGGTCGACGCCCTGGTGATCCCCGGCGGGGAGTCCACCACGATGTCCAAGCTGGCGCTGACCTTCGGGCTGATGCAGCCGATGCGGGACCGCGTCGCGGCCGGCATGCCGGTCTACGGCTCCTGCGCCGGCATGATCATGCTGGCCGACAAGATCCTGGACGGCCGGGCCGACCAGGAGAGCGTCGGCGGCATCGACATGACCGTGCGCCGCAACGCCTTCGGCCGCCAGAACGAGTCCTTCGAGTCCGCCATCGCCTTCCAGGGCCTGGCCGGCGACCCGGTGCACGGCGTCTTCATCCGGGCCCCCTGGGTCGAGGCCGTGGGCGCGGGCGTCGAGGTCCTCGCCGAACTCCCGGCCGCCGACGGCCCGGAGAGCCGGATCGTGGCCGTCCGCCAGGGCAACCTGCTGGCCACCTCCTTCCACCCGGAGCTGACGGGTGACCACCGCGTGCACGCGTACTTCGTGCAGATGGTCGAGAACGCCGCGCGCTGA
- the pdxS gene encoding pyridoxal 5'-phosphate synthase lyase subunit PdxS — translation MSTTPITADQPQIGTARVKRGMAEQLKGGVIMDVVNAEQAKIAEDAGAVAVMALERVPADIRKDGGVARMSDPDMIDGIINAVSIPVMAKSRIGHFVEAQVLQALGVDYIDESEVLTPADEVNHSDKWAFTTPFVCGATNLGEALRRIAEGAAMIRSKGEAGTGNVVEAVRHMRQINGDIRRLATLDENELYVAAKNLQAPYELVKEVAQLGKLPVVLFSAGGVATPADAALMMQLGAEGVFVGSGIFKSGDPAKRAAAVVKATTFYDDPKVIAEVSRGLGEAMVGINCDTLPETERYANRGW, via the coding sequence GTGTCCACCACCCCCATCACCGCAGACCAGCCGCAGATCGGCACCGCGCGCGTCAAGCGCGGCATGGCCGAGCAGCTCAAGGGCGGTGTGATCATGGATGTGGTCAACGCCGAGCAGGCGAAGATCGCCGAGGACGCCGGTGCCGTGGCCGTCATGGCCCTGGAGCGCGTCCCCGCCGACATCCGCAAGGACGGCGGCGTGGCCCGGATGTCCGACCCGGACATGATCGACGGCATCATCAACGCCGTCTCCATCCCGGTGATGGCCAAGTCCCGCATCGGCCACTTCGTCGAGGCCCAGGTCCTCCAGGCGCTCGGCGTCGACTACATCGACGAGTCCGAGGTCCTCACCCCGGCCGACGAGGTCAACCACTCCGACAAGTGGGCGTTCACCACCCCCTTCGTCTGCGGCGCCACCAACCTGGGCGAGGCCCTGCGCCGCATCGCCGAGGGCGCGGCCATGATCCGCTCCAAGGGCGAGGCCGGCACCGGCAACGTGGTCGAGGCCGTCCGCCACATGCGTCAGATCAACGGCGACATCCGCCGCCTGGCCACCCTGGACGAGAACGAGCTCTACGTCGCGGCCAAGAACCTGCAGGCCCCGTACGAGCTGGTCAAGGAGGTCGCGCAGCTGGGCAAGCTCCCGGTCGTGCTGTTCTCCGCCGGTGGTGTGGCCACCCCGGCCGACGCCGCGCTGATGATGCAGCTCGGTGCCGAGGGCGTCTTCGTCGGCTCCGGCATCTTCAAGTCCGGTGACCCGGCCAAGCGCGCCGCCGCCGTCGTCAAGGCCACCACCTTCTACGACGACCCGAAGGTCATCGCCGAGGTCTCCCGCGGCCTGGGCGAGGCCATGGTCGGCATCAACTGCGACACCCTGCCGGAGACCGAGCGCTACGCCAACCGCGGCTGGTAA
- a CDS encoding 5-carboxymethyl-2-hydroxymuconate Delta-isomerase, with the protein MPQITVDRSWSVALDRAAFAAELHPLVAKTIDTEVASCKTRFRRIEECFVGDGDPSRAMVYLEIKILDGRSPEARTALSEAVLALLREHASVAEGELHLAVDVTELDDRFYRRAVA; encoded by the coding sequence GTGCCGCAGATCACCGTGGACCGCTCGTGGAGCGTCGCCCTCGACCGGGCGGCCTTCGCCGCCGAGCTGCACCCCCTGGTCGCCAAGACCATCGACACCGAGGTGGCGAGCTGCAAGACCCGGTTCCGCCGGATCGAGGAGTGCTTCGTCGGGGACGGCGACCCCTCCCGGGCGATGGTCTATCTGGAGATCAAGATCCTCGACGGCCGCAGCCCGGAGGCCCGCACCGCGCTCTCCGAGGCCGTGCTCGCCCTGCTGCGCGAGCACGCGAGCGTGGCCGAGGGCGAGCTCCACCTGGCCGTGGACGTGACCGAGCTGGACGACCGGTTCTACCGGCGGGCGGTAGCGTAG